A single Providencia manganoxydans DNA region contains:
- the purE gene encoding 5-(carboxyamino)imidazole ribonucleotide mutase: protein MTAQVPAQSAAKIAIVMGSKSDWTTMQHAADVLTELQLPFHVEIVSAHRTPDKLFSFAEQAKDNGFDVIIAGAGGAAHLPGMLAAKTLVPVLGVPVQSAALSGVDSLYSIVQMPKGIPVGTLAIGKAGAANAALLAAQILATTDATLFARLTTWRETQTNDVLNNPDPREAQ, encoded by the coding sequence ATGACTGCCCAAGTACCTGCTCAATCTGCGGCAAAAATCGCCATTGTTATGGGTTCTAAGAGTGACTGGACGACAATGCAACATGCTGCTGATGTATTAACTGAGCTGCAATTGCCGTTTCACGTTGAAATAGTCTCTGCGCACCGTACTCCAGACAAATTGTTTTCTTTTGCCGAGCAAGCTAAAGATAATGGATTCGATGTGATCATAGCAGGTGCTGGTGGCGCAGCCCATTTACCGGGTATGTTAGCGGCGAAAACCTTAGTGCCGGTATTAGGTGTTCCAGTACAGAGCGCGGCATTAAGTGGTGTTGATAGCCTTTATTCCATCGTACAAATGCCTAAAGGGATCCCTGTTGGCACATTGGCAATTGGTAAAGCAGGCGCAGCAAATGCGGCTCTTTTAGCAGCGCAGATCCTTGCTACCACTGACGCAACTCTGTTTGCTCGTTTAACCACATGGCGTGAAACACAAACTAATGATGTGCTAAATAATCCTGATCCTCGGGAGGCGCAATGA
- the purK gene encoding 5-(carboxyamino)imidazole ribonucleotide synthase, whose translation MKPVCVLGNGQLGRMLRQAGEPLGIAVFPVGLDAEPEAVPYQQSVITAEIERWPETPLTKELERHNAFINRDIFPRLADRLPQKTLFDSLHLATAPWTALESKSQWPELFATLGDFLIVKRRTGGYDGRGQWRVRPGDETSLPDEIYGECIVEQGIPFDAEISVIGARNRAGECVFYPITHNLHQEGILRTSVAFPKTSNPQQQQAQQMLSAVMNELNYIGVMAMECFVVGDKLLINEIAPRVHNSGHWTQNGASISQFELHLRAILDLPMPSPEVFSPSVMVNLIGTAVNAQWLSLPLVHLHWYEKEVRPARKVGHLNLTHSDSLALINTLTSLVSMLPNEYKIGIEWANTKLGWYRSK comes from the coding sequence ATGAAACCGGTTTGTGTTCTTGGTAATGGTCAGTTAGGGCGAATGTTGCGCCAAGCAGGTGAACCTCTTGGTATCGCTGTCTTCCCTGTGGGTTTAGATGCAGAGCCTGAAGCCGTTCCTTATCAGCAAAGCGTGATCACCGCTGAAATTGAACGTTGGCCTGAAACACCATTAACTAAAGAGTTAGAACGCCATAATGCATTCATTAACCGTGATATATTTCCACGTTTAGCGGATAGGCTTCCACAAAAAACGCTGTTTGATTCATTACATTTAGCTACAGCGCCTTGGACAGCACTTGAGTCTAAATCACAATGGCCTGAGCTATTTGCCACACTCGGTGATTTTTTGATCGTGAAACGTAGGACTGGCGGCTATGATGGGCGCGGCCAATGGCGAGTTCGCCCCGGTGATGAAACCAGCCTCCCAGATGAAATCTACGGTGAATGCATTGTCGAGCAAGGGATCCCATTTGATGCTGAAATCTCTGTGATTGGTGCGCGTAATCGCGCTGGTGAGTGTGTGTTTTATCCTATCACCCATAACCTTCACCAAGAGGGCATTTTACGTACCAGTGTCGCCTTTCCTAAAACATCTAACCCACAACAACAGCAAGCTCAACAAATGTTAAGCGCTGTCATGAATGAGCTCAATTATATTGGTGTGATGGCAATGGAGTGTTTTGTGGTTGGCGATAAATTACTGATTAATGAAATTGCACCTCGTGTACACAACAGCGGCCATTGGACGCAAAATGGCGCTTCGATTAGCCAATTTGAACTACATTTACGCGCTATTTTAGACTTACCGATGCCATCACCTGAAGTGTTTAGCCCATCCGTTATGGTGAACTTGATTGGTACAGCAGTAAACGCACAATGGTTAAGTTTACCGTTAGTCCATTTGCACTGGTATGAAAAAGAAGTGCGTCCTGCTCGCAAAGTGGGCCATTTAAACCTAACACACAGCGATAGTTTAGCGCTGATAAATACTCTCACGTCCTTAGTGAGTATGCTGCCAAATGAGTATAAAATTGGCATTGAGTGGGCTAATACAAAATTAGGCTGGTATCGAAGCAAATAA